Proteins co-encoded in one Ziziphus jujuba cultivar Dongzao chromosome 9, ASM3175591v1 genomic window:
- the LOC125418313 gene encoding fatty acid amide hydrolase-like isoform X1, which produces MHQKGIQGSSSASAAILASGICPAALGTDGRGSVRIPSSLCGEVGLKATFGCTDMEGLFCSGTLEIIGTIASTVEDVMYSAILDSSLADIISLKPGPPCAPNLSLTIQIFWDPCD; this is translated from the exons ATGCACCAGAAAGGTATACAGGGATCTTCCTCAGCCTCAGCGGCAATTTTAGCTTCTGGAATATGCCCTGCAGCACTTGGAACAGACGGTAGAG GTTCAGTGCGTATACCTTCTTCCCTTTGTGGGGAAGTGGGCTTGAAAGCAACATTTGGATGCACTGATATGGAAGG gTTATTCTGTTCTGGGACTCTGGAAATTATTGGAACAATTGCATCGACAGTGGAGGATGTAAT GTACTCGGCAATCCTGGACTCCTCTCTTGCAGATATAATTAGTTTGAAGCCA GGCCCACCTTGTGCTCCAAATTTATCTTTGACAATCCAAATATTTTGGGATCCATGCGACTAG
- the LOC125418313 gene encoding fatty acid amide hydrolase-like isoform X2 produces the protein MHQKGIQGSSSASAAILASGICPAALGTDGRGSVRIPSSLCGEVGLKATFGCTDMEGLFCSGTLEIIGTIASTVEDRLLIELVIYQGPPCAPNLSLTIQIFWDPCD, from the exons ATGCACCAGAAAGGTATACAGGGATCTTCCTCAGCCTCAGCGGCAATTTTAGCTTCTGGAATATGCCCTGCAGCACTTGGAACAGACGGTAGAG GTTCAGTGCGTATACCTTCTTCCCTTTGTGGGGAAGTGGGCTTGAAAGCAACATTTGGATGCACTGATATGGAAGG gTTATTCTGTTCTGGGACTCTGGAAATTATTGGAACAATTGCATCGACAGTGGAGGAT agaCTTCTGATTGAACTTGTAATTTATCAG GGCCCACCTTGTGCTCCAAATTTATCTTTGACAATCCAAATATTTTGGGATCCATGCGACTAG
- the LOC125418313 gene encoding fatty acid amide hydrolase-like isoform X3 — protein MHQKGIQGSSSASAAILASGICPAALGTDGRGSVRIPSSLCGEVGLKATFGCTDMEGLFCSGTLEIIGTIASTVEDRLLIELVIYQVLGNPGLLSCRYN, from the exons ATGCACCAGAAAGGTATACAGGGATCTTCCTCAGCCTCAGCGGCAATTTTAGCTTCTGGAATATGCCCTGCAGCACTTGGAACAGACGGTAGAG GTTCAGTGCGTATACCTTCTTCCCTTTGTGGGGAAGTGGGCTTGAAAGCAACATTTGGATGCACTGATATGGAAGG gTTATTCTGTTCTGGGACTCTGGAAATTATTGGAACAATTGCATCGACAGTGGAGGAT agaCTTCTGATTGAACTTGTAATTTATCAGGTACTCGGCAATCCTGGACTCCTCTCTTGCAGATATAATTAG
- the LOC125418313 gene encoding fatty acid amide hydrolase-like isoform X4 — protein MHQKGIQGSSSASAAILASGICPAALGTDGRGSVRIPSSLCGEVGLKATFGCTDMEGLFCSGTLEIIGTIASTVEDVLGNPGLLSCRYN, from the exons ATGCACCAGAAAGGTATACAGGGATCTTCCTCAGCCTCAGCGGCAATTTTAGCTTCTGGAATATGCCCTGCAGCACTTGGAACAGACGGTAGAG GTTCAGTGCGTATACCTTCTTCCCTTTGTGGGGAAGTGGGCTTGAAAGCAACATTTGGATGCACTGATATGGAAGG gTTATTCTGTTCTGGGACTCTGGAAATTATTGGAACAATTGCATCGACAGTGGAGGAT GTACTCGGCAATCCTGGACTCCTCTCTTGCAGATATAATTAG
- the LOC125418313 gene encoding fatty acid amide hydrolase-like isoform X5 → MHQKGIQGSSSASAAILASGICPAALGTDGRGSVRIPSSLCGEVGLKATFGCTDMEGLFCSGTLEIIGTIASTVEDVIDF, encoded by the exons ATGCACCAGAAAGGTATACAGGGATCTTCCTCAGCCTCAGCGGCAATTTTAGCTTCTGGAATATGCCCTGCAGCACTTGGAACAGACGGTAGAG GTTCAGTGCGTATACCTTCTTCCCTTTGTGGGGAAGTGGGCTTGAAAGCAACATTTGGATGCACTGATATGGAAGG gTTATTCTGTTCTGGGACTCTGGAAATTATTGGAACAATTGCATCGACAGTGGAGGATGTAAT agaCTTCTGA